The window GATCTCGACGGCGCTGCCGGAACGGCTAGAGTCTTGCGCCGCCTTTTTGATGAGCGGTGAGGATCGCCTTTAACTCGCGAACCGCCGCTTCGTCCGTTCCCTTGCGCCCATCGCCGGTAAAACCGAGCTTCGCCACCTTGCTTTCTGGATCATAAGACGGAACGGCGGAACAGGATGCGTGGATTTCCGTGATCGGAAAGCGGTCCAGCAATGTCTGCACGATCTGTGGACGCACGCCTGCACCTGGCATGATGACAATCCGGCCAGCGGCCTTCTCGGATAATCGCGCCAGCGTCTCCATGCCCTCAAGCGCCGAACGCGCGCCGCCGGAGGTTAGAATTCTCGGGAAACCGAGCGCGATGGCGGCCTCCAAAGCCTCATCCATGTCGGGAACGACATCGATCGCCCGGTGCAGCGTCGAATCCAGCCCATCGGCGTGGCGGCGCAATTCCTCGAGCAGTGGAATATCAAGCGATCCGTCGCCAAGCGATGCGCCGAGCACCACGCCGGAAAGCCCCGCAGCACGCGCCGCATCAATATCGCGTTTCATCACATCGGCTTCGTCACGTGTGAACACGAAATCACCGGCGCGCGGTCTGATCATCACGCTGACCGGCAATCCATAGGCCGCCGCTCGCTGCATGAAACCCGCAGACGGTGTGACGCCGCCACCGGACAATGCCGCGCAGAGCTCGATACGATCGGCACCACCCCTGACCGCCGCTTCCAGCCCGGCCACATCGTCCACGCAAATCTCGAGAATCATCGTAACCTCTTTCATTCGAACGTGCTCTGTTCACGCACCGGGTTATCCGAAAGCCGCCCACACTTTTCGGCCCGACGCTCTACCTGCGGCGACCCGTCCCATCAAGCGCATAGAGCATGTAAACGCCGCCGAGACCCACAACTGCTCCCAGAATGGAGGTTCCCGAATAGCTTGTGACAAATGTGCCCAGGGCGAAAATCAGCGCACCCAGGCCGGCACCAAGGAAGATATTGACGGCGATCAGCGAGCTTCCAAGCCCCGGCCGATCCGCGATCAGCTCCTGCAGATAGGTAATCGGGATACTGATGATGGCCGCCGCGCCCAGCGCGCTGATGACGGTTTGTGCGTAAATGTGCCATGGCGCGGAAGCGAGGCCCTGCAGGATGAGATAAATGGCATAAAGCACCGCTCCCGCCGCCAGCGTCAGCGTTTGCGGCACCTTTTTCTCGATCCAGCCCCACAGGAGAATGAAAACGATTTCCAGCGCCGCGACGATGCCCGCCACGATGCCGATATCCGCGACCGTGCCCTGCGCCTGACCCGTTATGATCAGCGAACGTATGGAATCATTGAGATGCAGCATTGAGCAGATCAGGGCTATGGCGATGATCCGTAGCAGCACCCGCCGAGACCCGACTTCCGCAAGCGAAGCGCGGAAACCGAACCGCGCCTCGGTGTTCACGGTCGCCGGCGTGGCGGCGCGCGGGAGGCAAAAGGCCACGAGCAGAAAGCAGATAAGCGCACAAATACCCGAGAAAAGGAAAGCCAGCAGCATATTGCCGGAATTCACCAGAAAGATACCGACGATGCCCGGCACCAATACCCAGGAGAGAGAAATCGTTGCCCGCATGATCGAATTCA is drawn from Agrobacterium tumefaciens and contains these coding sequences:
- a CDS encoding copper homeostasis protein CutC; translation: MILEICVDDVAGLEAAVRGGADRIELCAALSGGGVTPSAGFMQRAAAYGLPVSVMIRPRAGDFVFTRDEADVMKRDIDAARAAGLSGVVLGASLGDGSLDIPLLEELRRHADGLDSTLHRAIDVVPDMDEALEAAIALGFPRILTSGGARSALEGMETLARLSEKAAGRIVIMPGAGVRPQIVQTLLDRFPITEIHASCSAVPSYDPESKVAKLGFTGDGRKGTDEAAVRELKAILTAHQKGGARL
- a CDS encoding MFS transporter, which gives rise to MPSALSIVINNPSIRIGALAILFFGFSNAATAPYQAVIGIREIGLSNTVYSLLMLFAAVINVSASVLMGIVADRLGEYRKPMLFIALFGVSGYMLVYLVGNATAFVSAKLVLLPIFGAMNSLIFAHVRADARNLSTGDMIAVNSIMRATISLSWVLVPGIVGIFLVNSGNMLLAFLFSGICALICFLLVAFCLPRAATPATVNTEARFGFRASLAEVGSRRVLLRIIAIALICSMLHLNDSIRSLIITGQAQGTVADIGIVAGIVAALEIVFILLWGWIEKKVPQTLTLAAGAVLYAIYLILQGLASAPWHIYAQTVISALGAAAIISIPITYLQELIADRPGLGSSLIAVNIFLGAGLGALIFALGTFVTSYSGTSILGAVVGLGGVYMLYALDGTGRRR